AAGGTTTGACTAATTAGCAATAATTTTTCAGCCAGAAGTAATAAAGGCACGTTGTTAAAAGAAAGGAAGGTCAGCAGACAAGCGGTTACCTCTAACATACTATTACAATCTGTAGAGATGGCAAACTAAAAGAATCTCATTTGCAAATGATCCAGCTATGGAGAACTAAGAGAGAAAAAAACAAATGGAACAAAAGTACCAAAGAAAGTATAGCAGTCAAATGCCACAGAATTTTATCACTAGAAGAGTGTTGTTGCGGCATTTCCTATCACACTGAGAACAAATGAGGTTAGAAATGTTTACTAAGATTTGGGAGTTAAGTTGCATGTCTTGTTGGGGCGCGGAACTTGTTCAACACGATTATTAACAAGACTTAGGTTCTGTGACTTTGAGATCATGTTGACCATAGATGGAGTTTCATAGCCGAGAGCTCCACTATTGCTAGAGCTACCACCTTGCAGTATTATTTGTGTTGTTGTGTCTCCTCTAGTTGTGGCTCTTTGCCAAGAATGTGAGCTCAAACCCGAGAGGACATACGCTCTTCCTGTTTGTTCATAGCGTTCCCTGCTTGCCATCCTGTCTCTGATTTCAGTCAGTTCAGTGTCAAGCCAGCTACAAAGAGCATCACCTGCTTGGGCagatacagaagacagaagagaGGCTCTTCTGTTAGCTAGCACGGCTTGAGCACCCTCAAGATTTCCCATTTCTGCCATCTGTTGTGCCTCTGCAATGGCTTCTGCTACTGCCAGCCTGTTTATCTGCCTATCCACCTCGCGACTTATTACAACATCTGTAGGAGACAGCACAGGCGGCCGACGTATCTCAACTGTCTCACCCTCTACGCTGACCATTTCTTCAGATGAGTTATTCTTGTAACTGCATGTAATTTGCAACAGAGATGTCTTTGTTGCACTTTCATTAATTTCAGCCGAGGGAACAGACAAGTAGACGAGGAATTCTTTTTCCTCATCTGCATAGAGGTTCCTAATGTTTATTACACCTTGCTTTCCGTGTTCAGATATTTCACTTGCATATCTTCCTGATGGAATGGATCCAATATCCACTCCATGAGATGCTGACCTAACAGTAAGCTTTAGTTCCTGGGCCACCACACTGAGTAGACCACCAATACACATTGCAAAGGCATCTTGAATAGTTCCAACAGTCTCAATGAATGAAAATGTACCACCTGATGCATCTGAGATAGCATGCATAGCAGAGGAATCATGGTCTACACCAAACCCAAACGTATGTACATGGAAAGTTGGCAGCTGGTCTGCTGCTACTGCTTCTCTATTGCGAGGACAAATGGCAGAAGGCAATAGATTCAGAAAGTCGGGACCTGAGGTTGCATTTGAGGATCTGCGGTCCCGATGACTCCGCCGTTGGTTGGCATTATCCCCGTTATAAGTGTCTCTCCCATCTGACAAGAGAACAATGCTTGCAACTGGGTTCCTTTCGTGTCTTTCTTCAAGAACTCGAACCCCCTTCTTTAGTCCTTCCACAATATTTGTCCCACCATTCGCTGAAATGGCATTGACAGCCTGTGCAGCCTCTCTACGCCCTTGCTCTGTCATCCTTCGCAAGGGAAAGTTTCTTTGAGCTCCGGATGAAAAGGTAACAATAGCTAGACGGTCAGAAGGCCCCAAGTTATCTATGACAAAACAAACGGCTTGCTTCAGGAGAGTCAATTTTGATCCAGCCATGCTGCCACTAATATCTAGAACTGTGACCAGGTCAATAGGTGCGCGCTCTCTGTGCCGAGCATTGTCAGCAAGTGGGGGTGCCCTTACTCCAACAAGTACAGCAAATCTTGACACAGTATTAGAAGCAGCAACTGCAGAATATTCTGGAAAAGCTTTCAAGACTACGCTCCCTGGATGAACATTGGAAGGGGAGGAGGTCTGATCCACAGTGATGCTGGGAAGAGGTTCATCATCAGAGAAGTGAAGGGGCTCAGGAAGGGGCAGAGACACGGGTGGTGGAACACGAGGAATATTGTCAAGGTAATTATCTTCAAGGGGAGAGACACGAGTCCGCCCTGCATTATTAATGTTTGCATCAGTACTGAAGGACGACATGAGAGGAATCTCTTTCCATTTGCATCTGCAGATGGGGCAGAGGTAGTTTCCATGCTTAACACTGTTGGCAATGCAGCTGAAGTGAAATGAGTGGGAGCATTCAGCAGTGAATATGGCCTGACCATTTCCTGGTTTCATACTCCCAAGGCAAATGGCACATGTTCTCTGCAATCAAAATAAAATAACGTGGCAAGTTACAATTAGAATATTGTAATCAGTCAATAAATATATACATGCTCAATGAGCAATACATAATCATAGGTCCCTAGTCACTACTCATTTAACTTAACAAAAATGATGACGCTGTAGGTATATCCACTCGACCAAACAATTGAAAGAACCAGTAAATTTCAAAATTCTGCGGACATTTCGAACAGCAGGTTCTCCGAAGCACGGAAATTTGAATCTATAAAATGGTATACATGAAACAACGGCAAAGAAAAGCTAAGTTAAAGCAGATAATAGTGAACTTGCATCTAAGGGTGTGATGTTGCGGTCAAGTGGGAAAGCTCTAAGAGACTAGAGTTCGAATCTTAGTTGCGATAAAAAAACACTCGATGATTTCTTATCATCTTTCATAGTCTTAGTGTGCAAAGTTACCAAATACTTGTGTTAGCAGAAGGCAGTAAGTATGCAGTAAATTAATCAAGGTGCTGGCATACTGGCCGAACTAAACCATTATCCAGTAAAAGGGAAATAGAGAATTTCTTATTTAAAAAACTAAAGAAGTTACAAGCAATCATGTAAAGACATAAGTGCTTACTTGCAACCTTTGCTACCAGTGCGATGTTCCTGGTTAGAACAGTAACCTGCTTCAACCATGCATTCACAGAAAATATTTATAATAGTAAAAGATTTTCCAGAGCCATTGGGCTTTTTATGGGAAATAGATGAGCCACTTGCACACAGTTACCGACTGTATATATCATTTCAAGTCACAAAAACGAGAACATGGACTTCATTGACCAACTTAAGTGATTGTTAGAATAGGCTTTTGGAATTATTGGTTATGGGAGTGCTAAACTTTAAGAAAATTGACCAAAATAACGTCAATTGTGTAAACACTATGGACTTTTGAGTAAATATACATGAGGTCATCTAGTGAAAATTTACCAAACTAATTACTGATAAAAACTAAATATTAATCCTACGCATTTAGCCAAAAAAAATTTTTTTAGAAGAATTGCTGGTGTAAAGGAACAACTGATGACTTGCTAGGAATCATCATTTCATGATGTAAATAAATCAGATAActatgggtgtgtttggtacgaaggaaaaatggaaaatgttttccacttttcccatgtttggttggtcaaaatgtcttggaaaacattttctctaggaaaacaagtttcttaaaaatgaggaaaatgacttccctaataaaaaCAGGGAAAACAAGTTCATAAGTGACATTTAAAGTTTATTGTCTCCTTCCCACCCACCCAACACCTCCAACTCCCACCACCTTATCATCCCACCCCCCATTACCCCCGAACACCCACTCCCGACCCATCTCACCCTATAGTATTTTGGTATattacatataaatgctcttAGGATAATATTTTATTGCTTACATATCAAACATATAGGTAAGAAACCcacttgttttccaagaaaacattttctaggaaaaatggaaaacattttcctgcATACCAAACACACTCTATGTCTTGGTCTTAAGTTACTTAAAGGCAGGTTGTAATGATAACAATCTGCAAATAATATTGGGCAGTGTTAGGTTGAGTTCTTTGAGCAAAGACCTATCAATAAATTGTATCATGTGGTGCATTAAAATGCCGACCCCGCCAAGTCCTTATGGAGTACACGAACACTATTCTGGTTCCTAAGAATAGGTCCTAATAAAGACGTTTGCTAGTCCAA
Above is a genomic segment from Lycium barbarum isolate Lr01 chromosome 12, ASM1917538v2, whole genome shotgun sequence containing:
- the LOC132621654 gene encoding E3 ubiquitin-protein ligase WAV3-like isoform X1; translation: MSGTWSKLQKTLSFRQPPKSPPSSDSKSRPPSAASSSSTFSRFSRSFSSTTRSSKRTCAICLGSMKPGNGQAIFTAECSHSFHFSCIANSVKHGNYLCPICRCKWKEIPLMSSFSTDANINNAGRTRVSPLEDNYLDNIPRVPPPVSLPLPEPLHFSDDEPLPSITVDQTSSPSNVHPGSVVLKAFPEYSAVAASNTVSRFAVLVGVRAPPLADNARHRERAPIDLVTVLDISGSMAGSKLTLLKQAVCFVIDNLGPSDRLAIVTFSSGAQRNFPLRRMTEQGRREAAQAVNAISANGGTNIVEGLKKGVRVLEERHERNPVASIVLLSDGRDTYNGDNANQRRSHRDRRSSNATSGPDFLNLLPSAICPRNREAVAADQLPTFHVHTFGFGVDHDSSAMHAISDASGGTFSFIETVGTIQDAFAMCIGGLLSVVAQELKLTVRSASHGVDIGSIPSGRYASEISEHGKQGVINIRNLYADEEKEFLVYLSVPSAEINESATKTSLLQITCSYKNNSSEEMVSVEGETVEIRRPPVLSPTDVVISREVDRQINRLAVAEAIAEAQQMAEMGNLEGAQAVLANRRASLLSSVSAQAGDALCSWLDTELTEIRDRMASRERYEQTGRAYVLSGLSSHSWQRATTRGDTTTQIILQGGSSSNSGALGYETPSMVNMISKSQNLSLVNNRVEQVPRPNKTCNLTPKS
- the LOC132621654 gene encoding E3 ubiquitin-protein ligase WAV3-like isoform X2, with the protein product MKPGNGQAIFTAECSHSFHFSCIANSVKHGNYLCPICRCKWKEIPLMSSFSTDANINNAGRTRVSPLEDNYLDNIPRVPPPVSLPLPEPLHFSDDEPLPSITVDQTSSPSNVHPGSVVLKAFPEYSAVAASNTVSRFAVLVGVRAPPLADNARHRERAPIDLVTVLDISGSMAGSKLTLLKQAVCFVIDNLGPSDRLAIVTFSSGAQRNFPLRRMTEQGRREAAQAVNAISANGGTNIVEGLKKGVRVLEERHERNPVASIVLLSDGRDTYNGDNANQRRSHRDRRSSNATSGPDFLNLLPSAICPRNREAVAADQLPTFHVHTFGFGVDHDSSAMHAISDASGGTFSFIETVGTIQDAFAMCIGGLLSVVAQELKLTVRSASHGVDIGSIPSGRYASEISEHGKQGVINIRNLYADEEKEFLVYLSVPSAEINESATKTSLLQITCSYKNNSSEEMVSVEGETVEIRRPPVLSPTDVVISREVDRQINRLAVAEAIAEAQQMAEMGNLEGAQAVLANRRASLLSSVSAQAGDALCSWLDTELTEIRDRMASRERYEQTGRAYVLSGLSSHSWQRATTRGDTTTQIILQGGSSSNSGALGYETPSMVNMISKSQNLSLVNNRVEQVPRPNKTCNLTPKS